Proteins encoded in a region of the Bombina bombina isolate aBomBom1 chromosome 12, aBomBom1.pri, whole genome shotgun sequence genome:
- the LOC128642603 gene encoding uncharacterized protein LOC128642603: MAALSWSEKVLELLLRMNRREKNLLPVCVQGQRIGWAVQTVAQHFSRYPAVFRLSEGSSGCLELNAHLKSPQERTTALQEVMESLRSQGIFPCLQEWRNEHYDVKGQFSDPTPLLSMERAATPLLGVPRYGVHVNGFLRRGTDIFMWIARRSLTKPSYPGLLDNLAAGGISAGSGVWETLIKECTEEACIPESLAATAKAAGTVSYSYTRQEAVYLECQFVFDLEVPETFQPSVGDGEVQEFYLWPLEKVIEAIAEDDFKPNCALVVLDFLIRHGYIQPDKEKFYTEFVENLHWSLGTS, encoded by the exons ATGGCAGCACTTAGCTGGTCAGAGAAAGTGTTGGAGCTGCTGCTGAGAATGAACAGGAGAGAAAAGA ATCTCCTCCCTGTCTGCGTACAGGGACAGCGAATAGGTTGGGCAGTACAAACTGTTGCTCAACACTTCTCTCGGTACCCAGCTGTATTCAGACTCAGCGAGGGCTCCTCTGGATGTCTGGAACTGAATGCTCATTTGAAATCCCCCCAGGAAAGGACAACGGCTCTTCAGGAGGTGATGGAGTCCCTGAGGAGTCAGGGAATCTTCCCTTGTCTGCAGGAGTGGAGGAACGAG CACTACGATGTGAAAGGTCAGTTTTCAGACCCTACTCCTCTCCTCAGCATGGAACGAGCAGCCACAC CACTGCTTGGAGTGCCTCGTTATGGGGTGCATGTTAACGGTTTCCTGCGTAGAGGAACAGACATCTTTATGTGGATCGCTCGGAGATCTCTGACTAAACCTTCGTATCCGGGACTACTGGATAATCTG GCAGCAGGAGGAATATCTGCTGGATCTGGGGTGTGGGAGACCCTTATCAAAGAGTGTACAGAAGAAGCATGTATCCCAGAATCCCTTGCAGCCACAGCCAAAGCTGCAGGAACTGTCAG CTACTCATACACACGTCAAGAGGCTGTTTACCTAGAGTGTCAGTTTGTGTttgacctggaagtcccagagacatTTCAGCCAAGTGTGGGTGATGGAGAAGTACAAGAATTCTACTTGTGGCCTCTAGAAAAG GTGATAGAGGCTATAGCAGAAGATGACTTTAAACCAAACTGTGCACTAGTGGTTCTAGATTTTCTTATTCGGCATGGATACATACAACCAGACAAAG